The Bacteroidales bacterium genomic interval GCCAGGGCTCTTAACAAACCAGTTTTTCTTGATTTCAAGGGGCATGCGTGCAGTAATTGCAAGAAAATGGAAGCGGAAGTATGGTCCGATCCGGCAGTGATTGAGAGGCTCAGCAGGAATTTCGTCATCATTGCCCTTTATGTTGACGATCGTTATCAGATGCCACAGGAAAAATGGATTACCTCACCGGTTGACGGGAAGGTGAAAAAGACCATCGGAGCAAGAAATGCTGATCTTCAGATTGAGAAATTCAGAAGCAATACCCAGCCATTGTATGCCATTACCGACGCTGAGGGCAACCTTTTAGCCGGTCCTCAGGGTGCGGAATTCAATATCAGTAATTTTATTGCCTTTCTTGATCAGGGGCTGGAACGTTTCCGGCAGAAGTAAACATTAAGAATAGAAATTTTACACGGGAGGCACGAAAACGAAGTTTTATTGAATCTCCCAGGTATCGCCACTGTTCAGAAGATCCGTTACCGTTTTGATTTTTTCGTTTACCCTGGCATTTTGTATCTGCTGGGTCACCATGTCATCATAGGTAGGGTACATAGCCGACCGGATCACGCCGACGGCTACAGGAAACCGGGGAGGAGCCATTTTGGCCAGCATGAGATGAATGCCGGGATCCTGCTGATACCTGTCGTGAACAAGAATATCGTTAATGGTAATTCCGTTTTCACCGATTTTAACTACTTCGAGCTGTGTGCCGTTCAGCCGGATTCCTTTATCACGGTTCTTGCCAAAAATCATGGGTTCTCCGTTCCGCAGATGAATCTGGTTCTCGTCTCTGTATTCTTTGCCGGTAATCATCTCGTGGGCTTTGTCGGCAAAGATTACGCAGTTCTGAAGAATCTCGACAACGGAGGTGCCGTCGTGCTTGGCCGCTTCAAACATCACTTCGGTCATGAGGGGGATATTGTTATCCACTGCCCGTGCAAAGAAGGTACCCTGTGCACCGAGGGTGAGTTCACCCACATTGAACGGATGTTCAATGGTTCCCTGAGGTGAGGTTTTGGTTACAGTGCCCATGGGAGTAGTAGGTGAGTACTGTCCTTTCGTCAGTCCGTAAATCTGGTTGTTGAACAACAGCACGTTGATGTCAACATTCCGCCGGATGGCATGAATAAAATGGTTTCCTCCTATGGCAAGAGAATCGCCGTCACCTGTTGCCACCCAGACGCTGAGGTGTGGATTGGCAATTTTCATGCCGGTGGCAATGGCAAGTGCCCTGCCGTGAATACCATGGAAACCGTAGGTGTTGACGTAATAAGGAAAACGGCTGGAACATCCGATTCCCGAAACGATCATGAAATTTTCCTTCCGGTAGCCGATTTTGGGAAACACATTGGCTACGGCATTCAGGATAGCGTGGTTACCGCATCCGGGGCACCAGCGCACCATCTGGTCGCTTACAAAATCCTGTTTGGTCAGCTCCACGCTGGAACGCTCGATGGTTGTATTTTGAAAGTCAGCCATATTTTATGCCTCCTTGAGTATTTTTTCAAAAGCATTCTTTAATTCTTCAATGGTAAAGGGAAGAGCCTGAACTTTATTGTATTGCAGGTACGAAAATTCAGGATGCTTCATCCGCAGGTAGTTCACAAACTGTCCCCGGTTGAGTTCGCAGACCACAATTTTTTTGAATCCGGAGAGGACTTCACGGGTATTGCGCGGGAGAGGGAGAATATGCCGGAAATGAGCCAGGCTGACAGAATATCCTTCTTCCTGCATTTCTTCCACGGCGGCCTGGGTACTGCCAAGGGTTCCTCCCCAGCTTACCACAAGCAGGTCTCCGGTCGGGTTTCCGATAATTTCCTGTGGAGCAATGAAATCAGCCACTTTTTCAACTTTCTGTTCCCTTAGCTGAACCATCAGCTCATGGTTAAGGGGATCGGTGGTAACTATACCGGTTATATTTTCTTTTTCCAGGCCGCCCACCCGGTGGCGAAGGCCTTCTGTTCCGGGGAGAGCCCATTTGCGTACCAGGGTTTCCGGATCCCGTTTATAGGGTTTGAAGTCGGGATCATTTGGTTTGGCAATAGGAGGGTTGATGGATGGCAGGGACTTGATATCGGGGATGCGGAAGAGCTGGGATCCGTTTCCGATGCCTCCGTCTGACAAAAGCACAACAGGGGTCATGTGTTCAAGGGCAATTTTGGATGCTTCGTAAGCAGCAAAGAAACAATCAGCAGGAGAGCTGGCCGCCATAACTACCAGAGGAGCTTCGCCGTTACGGCCAAAAAGAGCCTGCATAAGGTCTGATTGCTCTGATTTGGTGGGTAATCCGGTAGATGGTCCTCCCCGTTGTACATCGATCACCACCAGGGGCAGTTCGGTCATAACTGCCAGACCGAGGGCTTCGCTTTTGAGCGAAAATCCGGGTCCTGAAGTACTTGTTACGGCCAGGGAGCCTGTAAAGCTTGCCCCAATAGCTGAGCAAATTCCGGCAATTTCGTCTTCGGCCTGAAAAACAACAGCTCCCAAAGATTTGTGCCTTGCCAGTTCAGCCAGAATATCCGTAGCAGGGGTTATGGGATAGGAACCAAGGTACAACGGACGTCCTGAACGTTCCGAGGCGGCCAGCAATCCCCAGGCAGTAGCTATGTTACCGGTAATATTCCGGTAACGGCCGGGAGGCATTTTGGCTTTCGAAATATGGATTACTGAAGGAAGTACTTCAGTGGTTTCGGCATAATCATACCCTGCTTTGAGGACAAGAATATTGGCTTCGGCCAGTTGGGGTTTCTTTTTGAATTTTTCCCTGAAATAGGCAAGCAAAGGATCGGGTTTCCAGGACATCAGATAACAAATGAACCCAAGAACAAACATGTTTCTTGTTCGCTCCTTTGACTTACCATCGAGTTGCAGTTCTTTAAGGGCTTCCCTGGTGAGTGTTGTTACCGGAGCTTTGATCAGGTAATACTTGCCGAGGGTTCCATTTTCCAGCGGATTTTCAGAAAACCCTGCCTTCTGATTAGTTTCCGGAGTAAAAGAGTCGGCATCCACAATGATGGTTCCTCCCGGTTTCATCCATTTGAGGTTTGCTTTCAGGGAAGCAGGGTTCATGGCCACAAGGATATCGCATTGATCTCCGGTAGATTCGATTTTTTTGCTCCCGATGCGGACCTGAAAACCCGAAACCCCTGCAAGTGTATTCTGGGGTGCTCTGATTTCGGCCGGATAATCAGGAAATGTTGCCAGGTCGAGTCCGGTTTTGGCAGCCATGTCGGCAAATAGGCTTCCTGTAAGCTGCATTCCGTCGCCGGAATCCCCTGCAAATTTTACCACAATTTCGTCGCGCCGTTGAACTTTTTTCGCCATGGAATGTAAAGGTTAAGACGTGTGTTCTAATCAGGTATAAAAGTAGTGCAATTCATTTTCAAAAGACTACAGGCGTGATGTGCCGGAATAAAACGGCCGGAAACACCCCTGTGCGGCATTATCCTGCAATGTTCCGGTAAAAGAGTCTTTTTACCGGACTGGATGCCCGAAAAATGATACTTTTGCCTGTTCATTTTGCTGATAGGATGGGCAAAGGTATATATTTGGACTGCGAAAAAATGAAGTATTAATATTTTCTGCAACATATATGGCGCTTATTAAGACAGTCAGGGGATTTACCCCGCAGTTCGGCAAAGAATGCTATCTTGCTGACAATGCAGTGATTATAGGTGATGTGGTTATGGGCGATTACTGCAGTATCTGGTTCAATACGGTATTGCGCGGCGATGTCAATTCCATACGGCTGGGGAACAGGGTGAACATACAGGACGGAAGCGTTATTCATACCTTGTACCGGAAATCGGTAGCCATCATCGGCAACAACGTTTCAGTGGGCCATAATGTTATTGTGCACGGGGCCGAAATTGAAGATGATGTATTGATTGGAATGGGCGCCATTTTGCTGGATCATTGCAGGGTCGGCAGTCATTCCATTGTTGCGGCCGGAGCCGTTGTTCTGGAAGGGACAATAATAGAACCGGGAAGTGTATACGGAGGTGTGCCTGCCCGTCGGTTAAAAGGGGTGGAAGAGGAACAGGTAAGGGAAATGATTACCCGGATAGCTGAAAATTACATTACGTACGCAACCTGGTACAGGGTACCGTAGTCAGTCGCGTATGCGCCCCAGAGCCAGAGCGCGTATCATCCATCGCGGCAGGGATTTTTCAGGATTCCGCTTCTGAAGATTCAGATAGATACCCAGTTTCTTAACAATCGGAACGCGAAGGGTTTCAACAAATTCAATGAGGGTGCCGTCAGGGTCTTCGATGTACGCGAAATGACCGGCAGCTTCCCCCATATCGAACTTTCCGTTCATATTGGCAAAGCTGTCAACCGTGAAGGGGAAGCCTTTTTCCTCGCAAAGATTACGGAGGGCATCCATGCCCGATATGTCAAAACAAAGGTGGATAAATCCGAGATCTCCCCAGAAGCGGTCTTCAAAAATCCGGCGGGGCTGGCGGTCGAGTACCTGAATCAGTTCTATCTGGCTGGAACCAAAAAGCGCACTGAAACTTCCCTTTCTTTTTTGGCTGTGCTTAAGCAGTACCCTCCTCATGCGCACATTTCCTCCGGGCAGGTGTGCCAGATCATCAAAGGTTCCTGTAACATCATATACGGTTTCATCGTAACCCAGAATGCCGGAATATACTTTTCTGGCATTTTCGATATCACTTACCCCGTGCATCGTGCCGTACACTGCACCGGTATGCCTTTTGTTTTTAAGAAACCAGTCGTTGCCCGGGACAATCTGAAAGAGGTTTTCATACGGATCGCGGATAAAGAAAGTCTCCTGACCTGCCGGATCTCTGAAAACGGGCGAAGGATTCCCGTTCCTTGTTTTGAAATACCGGTGGGTTTGTTGTACATCCCTTGCTTTTATTTTAACGGCATTAATACCCAGGTCTCCTGTCAGAACGGGATGCTGGGGAGGCATAGGAATGCGTTCGGTATACTGCCATATTTCAAACCCGCCTCCTCCCTGCATATTGATGGCCAGGGCGGCATGCCTGCCACGGGGTTCATTACCCGTATAGGGAAGCATGAGCTTTGCTTCCGCCTTGTCTTCAAATATCCGTATGTCAGTGCCGAAAAACTCACGGTACCATTTCCATGCCTGGTGCACATCGGGAACACCAATTCCGACTTGCTGTATGCCACTGATGAGCGGCATTCCTGATTTTGAATTCTCCATAACAGACGTTTGCTTTTTTTGTGTTTCAGGTTCCGCGCTTCCCTGTTCATTTTCAGGAACGTTCTATCGACCCTGAATACGAAATCTGTAAAGCGGAACAAGGAATAATTACCATGATTCAGGTTGGTCTGAATTTTGACACAATGGCAAAAAACAGACAGGGAATATACCTGCGAAGGTATATCAGAATTTGCTCCTTGCCAATATATACTTCATGGCTTTTTCTTTTCACAGCCCGGATGATTTTACGGGCGCATTTTTCAGGTGAGATTCCTCCCGCCTGCCGGGGGTCCATCACCCCGTGCTCTTTGCCGTTTCCTTCGAGTGCATGGTAAGAAATATTGGTGCGTACCATACCCGGGCATACCATGGTTACATCAATACCTTCATGGTGGTATTCGGTCCACAGAGTTTCAAAAAAGCCGTGGAGGGCATGTTTGGAAGCTGCATAGGCAGAACGTACGGGGAAACCTATTTTCCCCATCACACTGCTGATGACTACGAAATGGCCCTTTTTCCGGGCCAGCATCCGGGGCAGTATTTCTTTTGTCAATGCAACGGTGCCGAAGAAATTAACTTCCATAATTTTTCTGTCCACTTCCAGAAGGGTTTCATGAACCATCGACCGCTGGCTGATTCCGCCGCAATGTACCAGAATGTCGACAGCCGGCACAAGTGTTTCAATACGTGCGGCAGCATTTTTTACGGATGCCGTATCCGCCAGGTCAATGGGCAAAACCCATGCTTTTCCTCCTTTTTTCTCAATCTCCTGCCTGATTTCTTCCAGTTTTTCTTCCGATCGGGCCGAAAGAACCACATCCGCACCTTCGCCGGAAAAGGCGTGTGCGAGGGCTTCTCCTATCCCCGAAGAAGCTCCGGTAATCCATACTGTTTTGTCTTTAAACTTCATGCTGAAATAGTTATATCGGTGAGGTAACGAGTTGCTGTACCATCTGAATGATGTCGTCATGCAACTGTATAAGACGCATCAGGTAAGGGTCTTTGCGTTTTTTCATCCTTCTGAAACGCAAAAAGCCTCTCACTTTTTTTAAGAGAATGAAGTAGTTGAATGCAAGAAAACCTGTAACAGGCAAGCTCAGAAGGTAAAGCAGGCTCATCCAGAAATGGGGCAGGACCAACAAGCTTGCCAGGAAAAACAACAGGTAAACCAGAGGGAACAAGAGAAAGGCCAGTACAAACTTAAAGGAGCTGTGAAACTGCGGGTCTTTGACCTTCCTGATTCGGATGAAACGTACCGGGAACCAGTAGGGAAGTATGTTGTGAATAAGGCCGTAAAGAAACAGAGGAAAACCAAGGACAAGCAAAAGAAGGGACGGCAGAAACGGAAAGGACTGGAAGGCTTTTTTTCTGAAAAGCCAGTACCTCAGGTTCAATTTTTCCGTACCTTCTTTCAGTTCTCTCACTTTTGCCGCCAGGGGTTCCAATTTTTCGGGTTGTTCCTGAGCGAATTGGTCAAGCTGTGTGGTGAGATGTTTGTCAAACCGGAAAGCAGCGTAATGATCTTTTTCCACGAAGTGAGGGGTATAGATAAACCGGAGTTCATGGATAACATCGTAAAAAGTATCATTCCGGATATCAATCATCAGCTGGCTGAGTTTTTCGGCCAGAATATCCCGCATAGCATTGAATGCTTTGGGTTTATTCTCCCTGTAGAGGGATAGAAATCCTGAAACATCAATGGGATCACCAAACTGAACAAGGAGGGGTCGTCTGAAATTCTGGTAATGATGATAATCCAGTCCTACGGGCACCATTTGGACGGGTACTGATTCGCCCAGTTCTTCCTGGGTGAGCATGGCAATGCGGAAAATGCCTTTTACCAGGGGTCTCAGGCGTTGTTTGTCGCCGTGGTTTCCTTCGGGCATGAGGCATAACGCATGGCGGTCGTGCAGGACGCTGAGGCATGCCTGAAACGTTTCATCGTTTTTGCTCAGATTTTCCGCGCCGTCGCGAATACGGAACACGGGCATGATTTTCAGGAAATGCAGCAGACGGGCCTGGGTGGGGTTATTAAAAATGTCGGCTCTGGCAAGAAAAACAGGCTGCCCGTGGGTTGCATAAAGCACTGCCAGTGCATCCATCAGCGCATTCTGATGGTTGGGTGCAAAGATAACGGGCAGGTTGTCGGGGATTTTGTGGGCATCGACAACCGTAATTCGGCTGTAATACTGGCGAAAACTAAAGGTAACCCAGGGTTTCAGGACCCAGTAGAGCCAGTCGAAACGATGAATGCGATGCCGGTTGGGTCGGAATGGCATAACACTATCGGGGTTCTAATTGTATTTTTTCAACAGTTGATACATCCTTCTGGTATCGGAACGATCCTGTAAAGAACAGGATGGCTGCAAGAACCAGAAACAAAGGAAGGATCGACATTCCCTGCTGGATTCCGTGTTTGTCGGAAATAGCGCCTACTATCAGGGGACCCAGGGATGATCCCAGCAGATTTTGTATCACCACTGCAATGGCATATGAAGTTGCCCGCAGTCCGGGATGTACAAGGTCCTGTGTAACAGCCGCCGCCGCCGGGATGAAGGCTGAAATGCCTACTCCCATCAACAGGAGCATGATATATTGCAGTGAACCGGAAAATACAACGAACGCCAGAAACAAAAAGATGGCCGAAAGAAAAGTGCTGATGGCCGGAAACAGAAGCCTTGCATTGGGACGGGTTCGTTTCCACTTATCTGTAATGAGGCCTCCGATGGGGGCTCCGATGAGGGCCAGCAGCATGACCAGCGATGCCTTTGGTCCTGCTTTATCCATTGGCAGATTATAGATGCGGTTAAAATAGGTAGCCAGCCAGAAAAGAATGGAATTGGTCACAAACACCACACCGGTAATTCCCAGGTAGGTAAACAGCAGTGATGGCCGTTCAAAAAATTCGGCCACAATATCTTTCAGCCCCATTTTTACTTTTTCCTGTTCTTTGGCATTGTTGCCGTTTTTAACCAGCGAAACGGTTTTATAATCCCGCACAAAAAAGAATAACACCGCCACAATGAACCCGGGGAGCGCTACCAGGCCAAATGCATGCCTCCAGCCCCAATGGGTGGCAATGATGCCTCCCAGGGCAACTCCCACGGCACTTCCCAGAGGAATGGCCGCATTCCAGATTCCCATCATCAGCGAACGTTTCCTTTCAGGATACATGCCTGCTATCATGGCAGTTCCTCCCGGTGCATACCCTGATTCACCAACACCAATGAAAAGCCTTGCTGTAAATAACTGCCTGAAATTGTTGGTAAATGCACAGGCCAGCGAAGCTACACTCCACAGGGCTGCCATAATGCCGATGGTTTTTCTGCGGCTCCAGCGATCAACCAGAACGGATGCCGGAAAAGTCAACGCCACAATTGACCAGTAAACCACCGACAAAAACATGCTTAACTGCTTGTCGTTCAAATGCCATTCCTTCTGAATAAAGGGACCGATGGATGAAACAACCATCCGGTCAGCATAATCAAAAAGGTATAGTAAAAACAGAAGAATAAAAACATAATTCGTATAACTTCTGCTGAACAGATAACCCGGAGGAGGAGTAACTTCTTTTTTCATACAGATGAATGTTTGTAACCTGATCGAACCTGTTAATTATTTGAATTCATCAAATATGCCGGTATTTGATATAGGTTTCCTTTCGTTAATCCACTCAACTTCGCGGCTAAATTAAACATTTTTTTAAGGTATGTAACCTTTTTGCTTTTCCGGTTTTCAAGGGTTGTCTTAATGTTAAATATTTCTTTCAGCAATGCCGCAAACCAGTTCCCTGATTTCATGTAAATGGTATCTTTGGGAAAACCTAAATATTCATCCTTATGCCGGAAGATTTTTATCCGATCGATGTGAAGAAGCTGACGGAGAATCCGTTTTATCTGATGGATGATGAGTGGATGCTGATAACAGCCGGTTCGCCCGGTCATTTCAATATGATGACTGCCAGCTGGGGTACTTTGGGTATACTCTGGAACAAGCCCGTTGCCCTTTGTTTTATTCGGCCGCAACGCTATACCAGGAAATTTGCTG includes:
- a CDS encoding 2-oxoacid:acceptor oxidoreductase subunit alpha, whose product is MAKKVQRRDEIVVKFAGDSGDGMQLTGSLFADMAAKTGLDLATFPDYPAEIRAPQNTLAGVSGFQVRIGSKKIESTGDQCDILVAMNPASLKANLKWMKPGGTIIVDADSFTPETNQKAGFSENPLENGTLGKYYLIKAPVTTLTREALKELQLDGKSKERTRNMFVLGFICYLMSWKPDPLLAYFREKFKKKPQLAEANILVLKAGYDYAETTEVLPSVIHISKAKMPPGRYRNITGNIATAWGLLAASERSGRPLYLGSYPITPATDILAELARHKSLGAVVFQAEDEIAGICSAIGASFTGSLAVTSTSGPGFSLKSEALGLAVMTELPLVVIDVQRGGPSTGLPTKSEQSDLMQALFGRNGEAPLVVMAASSPADCFFAAYEASKIALEHMTPVVLLSDGGIGNGSQLFRIPDIKSLPSINPPIAKPNDPDFKPYKRDPETLVRKWALPGTEGLRHRVGGLEKENITGIVTTDPLNHELMVQLREQKVEKVADFIAPQEIIGNPTGDLLVVSWGGTLGSTQAAVEEMQEEGYSVSLAHFRHILPLPRNTREVLSGFKKIVVCELNRGQFVNYLRMKHPEFSYLQYNKVQALPFTIEELKNAFEKILKEA
- a CDS encoding SDR family oxidoreductase, whose amino-acid sequence is MKFKDKTVWITGASSGIGEALAHAFSGEGADVVLSARSEEKLEEIRQEIEKKGGKAWVLPIDLADTASVKNAAARIETLVPAVDILVHCGGISQRSMVHETLLEVDRKIMEVNFFGTVALTKEILPRMLARKKGHFVVISSVMGKIGFPVRSAYAASKHALHGFFETLWTEYHHEGIDVTMVCPGMVRTNISYHALEGNGKEHGVMDPRQAGGISPEKCARKIIRAVKRKSHEVYIGKEQILIYLRRYIPCLFFAIVSKFRPT
- a CDS encoding 2-oxoacid:ferredoxin oxidoreductase subunit beta — encoded protein: MADFQNTTIERSSVELTKQDFVSDQMVRWCPGCGNHAILNAVANVFPKIGYRKENFMIVSGIGCSSRFPYYVNTYGFHGIHGRALAIATGMKIANPHLSVWVATGDGDSLAIGGNHFIHAIRRNVDINVLLFNNQIYGLTKGQYSPTTPMGTVTKTSPQGTIEHPFNVGELTLGAQGTFFARAVDNNIPLMTEVMFEAAKHDGTSVVEILQNCVIFADKAHEMITGKEYRDENQIHLRNGEPMIFGKNRDKGIRLNGTQLEVVKIGENGITINDILVHDRYQQDPGIHLMLAKMAPPRFPVAVGVIRSAMYPTYDDMVTQQIQNARVNEKIKTVTDLLNSGDTWEIQ
- a CDS encoding VOC family protein → MPLISGIQQVGIGVPDVHQAWKWYREFFGTDIRIFEDKAEAKLMLPYTGNEPRGRHAALAINMQGGGGFEIWQYTERIPMPPQHPVLTGDLGINAVKIKARDVQQTHRYFKTRNGNPSPVFRDPAGQETFFIRDPYENLFQIVPGNDWFLKNKRHTGAVYGTMHGVSDIENARKVYSGILGYDETVYDVTGTFDDLAHLPGGNVRMRRVLLKHSQKRKGSFSALFGSSQIELIQVLDRQPRRIFEDRFWGDLGFIHLCFDISGMDALRNLCEEKGFPFTVDSFANMNGKFDMGEAAGHFAYIEDPDGTLIEFVETLRVPIVKKLGIYLNLQKRNPEKSLPRWMIRALALGRIRD
- a CDS encoding gamma carbonic anhydrase family protein; the protein is MALIKTVRGFTPQFGKECYLADNAVIIGDVVMGDYCSIWFNTVLRGDVNSIRLGNRVNIQDGSVIHTLYRKSVAIIGNNVSVGHNVIVHGAEIEDDVLIGMGAILLDHCRVGSHSIVAAGAVVLEGTIIEPGSVYGGVPARRLKGVEEEQVREMITRIAENYITYATWYRVP
- a CDS encoding MFS transporter: MKKEVTPPPGYLFSRSYTNYVFILLFLLYLFDYADRMVVSSIGPFIQKEWHLNDKQLSMFLSVVYWSIVALTFPASVLVDRWSRRKTIGIMAALWSVASLACAFTNNFRQLFTARLFIGVGESGYAPGGTAMIAGMYPERKRSLMMGIWNAAIPLGSAVGVALGGIIATHWGWRHAFGLVALPGFIVAVLFFFVRDYKTVSLVKNGNNAKEQEKVKMGLKDIVAEFFERPSLLFTYLGITGVVFVTNSILFWLATYFNRIYNLPMDKAGPKASLVMLLALIGAPIGGLITDKWKRTRPNARLLFPAISTFLSAIFLFLAFVVFSGSLQYIMLLLMGVGISAFIPAAAAVTQDLVHPGLRATSYAIAVVIQNLLGSSLGPLIVGAISDKHGIQQGMSILPLFLVLAAILFFTGSFRYQKDVSTVEKIQLEPR